A region from the Thermoplasmatales archaeon genome encodes:
- a CDS encoding putative acetyltransferase yields MIRMEDNVKVRRMRPEDMESVIDMVRRLKKINEEFDSSFIVRDDIKTEAENYLNDTMKDQEKYILLVAELKKKVVGIIKVDVLERICYEPRHEARIVEFYVMPEYRRKKVGHALMDEVSAILKKRGISLISAEFPSLNLIALGFYKKNGYRDLVSIYGKQISDEDEK; encoded by the coding sequence ATGATAAGAATGGAAGATAATGTGAAAGTAAGAAGGATGAGACCAGAAGACATGGAAAGCGTCATAGATATGGTAAGAAGGTTAAAGAAAATAAATGAAGAATTTGACTCTTCGTTTATCGTCAGGGATGATATCAAGACTGAGGCAGAGAATTATCTAAACGATACCATGAAAGATCAGGAAAAATACATTCTCCTGGTTGCAGAGCTGAAGAAAAAGGTTGTAGGCATAATCAAGGTAGATGTTCTTGAGAGAATCTGCTACGAACCAAGGCACGAAGCGAGAATTGTTGAATTCTACGTTATGCCGGAGTACAGGAGGAAAAAGGTAGGTCACGCATTAATGGACGAAGTAAGCGCAATCTTGAAAAAACGTGGAATTTCATTGATTTCCGCTGAGTTTCCTTCACTGAACCTCATTGCTCTGGGATTCTACAAGAAAAATGGCTACAGGGATCTTGTAAGCATATATGGTAAACAAATTAGCGATGAGGATGAAAAGTAA